In the genome of Deltaproteobacteria bacterium, the window GATACTGGATCAGCTCATGTTTGCCATCCGCGGCATGATCTAAATTGACAGCCCTTGATCCGGAGAGGATTCAGGGAAAGCTGTTTTTCAACCAGAGGCCCTGCCTGCCAGAGACATAACTTGTCAGAAAAAAAGGATATCATTTATTTGCAGGAAGACCGGGCCGGAGTGCGCCTCAAGGTGCATCTCACGCCTCGATCGGCCCGGGATGTCATTGGCGGCGTTTATGGTGATGCGCTTCGGATCAGGGTCAAGGCGCCGCCGGTCAGCGGGCGGGCCAACCAAGCCATGCTTAAGCTCCTGGCCCGGCATCTGGGCGTGTCCCGGGACAAGATTACGATTATTTCCGGAACAACGTCGCGCACCAAGATTCTCCGCATAAAGGACCTTCCCTTAATTGAAGCAAGAGATCGCTTGAACCGAGACTGAAGCAGGGGGAGCGATGAAGGCCTTGATCATACTCCTTTGTCTTGTCTCAGCCGGGACGATGGACGCAGTAAATACGGCTCGGGTGACGGTGCGCCATGATCAGGATGAGGCCCGGCTGGCCAAGTCTTTAGCTGACCGGGCCGAAAAGATTTTGAACCGGCTGGAAGAAAAGGTCGGCCTGAGGTTCACCGCTCGGGTCGAAATCGTGCTGGCCTCATCTCGTTCCTCTTTTATTCAAGCTCAGCCGGGTGGGGTTCGGGTGCCGGACTGGGCCGTGGGGGTGGCTTATCCCAGGCTGAATCTCATAATCATCAAATCACCTCGGGCTGCCTCAAGGCAGGATGTTGGTCATGTCCTGGCCCACGAGTTGACTCACCTGGTTCTGGGCAGGATTTTCAACCAGCGGCAGGTGCCCACCTGGCTGAATGAAGCCTTGACCATGCATCTGGCTGGCGAGTGGGGCCTGTCGCGGCAGGTGGCCATGACCCGGGCCGTGATCTCTAAAAAGTTCATCCCGCTCAGGCAGCTGGTTCGAGGCTTTCCGGAAGATCGTATCGGTGCTGAGACGGCTTATGCTGAGTCCTATTATTTCATCGCCTTCCTTCGGGATCGTTTTGGCTCAGACTCCTGCCAGCGGCTGATCCGAAACCTTGGCCTGGGCATAAGCCTGGAAAATGCCTTGCTTCAAGCCACGGGCCTGCGGAGTCATGTCCTGGAAGAGGAGTTCTTTCGATGGCTTAAGCTCCGCTTTTCGATTTTTCCCATCCTGACCGGCTCGGGCGTGATCTGGTTTCTGGCCGCGCTGGCCATGATTGCCGCCTGGGTGAAAAAGAAAAGGGCCGCGGCCCGGAAGATGGCCAGCTGGGAGGAGGAGGAAGAGGAAGGGAAGGGGTCTTCCGATTATCTTTGAGTCCAGGGGTGGGCGGTTGAGCCGATATCCCGCCACCGTCTCCCCGCATGTTCTCGGCGCTGATGGCGCGCAAAGGTTTTATCAATTGTTTTGCTTGATCAAGCGAGGTCAGGCCGTTACTGGTGGGTGCATGTGGCCTCGGCCTTCCCGCTACGCCGCCACTACCAGGCGGTGTTTGGCCATGGCTGACGGGTGGCTATCTAGTGACAGCGAGGGATTCGATGGATTACTATACTCCGAAATGGGAAAAACTTTCGACTTTGGGTGAGATTGGCGAGAAGTCGCCTTTTGGCAAGAAGTTGCAGGCCTCCGGACTTAGCACAATGCCTACATTTCAGGCAAAGAGTAGCGCCGAAAGGCTTGAAAAAAAGAAATCGCGGCTAATGCTGCATAATTAAGGATAGAAAATGGAACGAAGACAATTTCTACAACTGGCCGGTGCCGGTGCGGTGAGTCTGCTCTCGCCTGGATTGGGCATGGCCCAGGCAGTGTCGAGAAAACCGAATATCGTTGTCATCCTGGCCGATGACCTGGGCTATTGCGACACCGAACTCTATGGTTGTGATCGGATCCCCACCCCGAATATAAAATCAATCGCGGAAAAGGGTGTTCTTTTCACAGACGGCTATGTCACCAACCCGGTATGCAGTCCGTCACGGGCTTCATTCCTTACCGGCCGGTATCAGCAGAGATTCGGTTTTGAGTACAATACCGGCCCATTGAGACGCGATTTTTCGGACGGGTTGGGACTGCCTCTGGCGGAGATTACCCTGCCAGATACGCTCAAAAAAGCGGGATATACCACGGGCATGGTGGGTAAGTGGCATCTGGGCACAAGACCGAAATTCCATCCGATAAGACGGGGGTTTGATGAATTTTTCGGTTTTACGTTCGGCGGGAATATGTATATTGACCCCAACCGGCCGGACGTACGAAATTATTTTAGAAACGGTCGAACCAACATGCCAGATTGGAACGGCCGGAGCCGCTTCAATCCCATCGTGAGGGGCGCTACAGTGGTCGAAGAAGAGGATTACTTGACTGACGCCTTTACCAGGGAAGCCGTGGCCTTTATCGAGCATCACCATAAAGAGCCGTTTTTTCTATACGTGCCTTATAACGCGCCGCATACTCCTCTTCAGGCCACGTTAAAGTATTATAATCGATTCCCCCATATCAAAGATGAGAGAGAGCGCATATACGCGGCCATGGTTTCGGCCTTGGACGACGGGGTGGGCGAGATTTTAAGGAAGATCCGACAGCACGGCCTGGAAAAAGATACCATGGTTATTTTTCTGAGCGACAATGGATGCGCGCTTTATACAAAGGCCTGCAGTAATCTTCCCTTAAGGCTGGGGAAAATGGCCCAGTTCGAGGGCGGGGTCCGTGTTCCCTTTGCCATGATGTGGCCTGGTCATATGCCCGCGAAAAGGGTGTATGATTCTCCGGTCAGCGCTCTGGACATTTTCCCTACCACGATAGCGGCCGCGAACGGCGAAATCTCAACAGATAGCCAGGTAGACGGAGTAAACCTGCTTCCGTATCTAAACAATAAGTTGCATTCCGCGCCCCATGAATACCTGTTCTGGCGCAACGGCCCTAATTGGGCGGTCAGGAAAGGGAATTGGAAACTGTTCGCGGCTGAAGGGCATTACTGGTTGTATGATCTTTCCAAAGACCTCGGCGAAATGACAAACCTGGCTGAAAAACAGGCGGACGTGCGAAAAGGATTACAAGCCGCCTTTGAAAAGTGGAACGCCCAGCTCAAGGAACCCCTCTGGCCGCCCCGAGGTAAAGTACCTGTTATTATTGACGGGGTATCGTTTAAATGGCACGTTTAGGGATCTGGCTCATAGAATTTTCAGAAAGGAAAACCTTGAATGATCAGAGCGTGCCATGAATCCGATTTTGAGCAGATATATGAGATCATTAATGACGCGGCTGAAGCCTATCGAGGTGTAATCCCTGAGGATCGGTGGCACGAGCCCTATATGAGCCGGGACGAATTGTCCGACGAAATAAGGGACGGAATCGTTTTCTACGGCGCTGAGATCAAGGGTCGGCTGGAAGGTGTGATGGGCATTCAGGACAAAGGGCCGGTAATGCCGGCCTCTGTAAAAAAAATGGGTCTTTAACCCTCTGATATCCACCAGGACGTCTGTCATGTTTTCAGCCTCGGACCAATGGCGTCGCGCAGCCCGTCGCCCAGCATGTTGACACTCAGGACCGTCAGCAGGATGGCCAGTCCGGGAAAGAGGGCCAGCCAAACGGCACGGCCATGGGTTGTCCTGTTATTGTGTTCCTCTGTACCAGGGCTGGAACCAGGTTGGCAATCCGTATAATTACGCCATTCCTGTGAGTGAGATCGTGGTGAGGCAGGGATCAACCGAAGTGTACCTGACCGGCGCCAGCAACAGCATTACCCAGCAGGTTTTCTGGGTGTATGCATCAGGCGATTACGTGCCTGCTTCTATTTTGGCTCCAGGGACCGGAGGCTGGGTCAAAAAGCTGGCCGGGGGTTAGGGGGAATTATGTTTCCTGGTTGATGCAAGCCGTCGTGCCGCGGTTGTTGGATCTAACGTTGATGTTAGGGGCTTAGAGAAACCGCCCGCCCCGCCGGGCTTCCTGAGTGAACCATCCTCGTCCGGCGGAGGTTGTTTTATCACGACTGTTACTGGGAGATAAAAGTTAATTAGAGACATCAAAGGCAGGGTTCATCAGCGGCCCTGCCTTATTTAAGGAATTGATAAATTGACTAACTGAAAAACCTGAATTGTCGTATTAACTCCACGCCGTCCTCGATGCTGTATTTACCATCCATGTGCACACGGTACGCAATGGCCTCGGCGACTCCGACCATAACGTAGGCCAGGAGTTCAGGGTCACCCTGCTTGAACCGACCCAGTTCCATTCCCTTTTGCAGGTCCTTGATAACCGGACGAGCTATTTTGGCGTATATCTCCTGATATTTTTTCCCAATGCCTTCTTCCTGGCCTACCGAAGCCCCTCGCATCATCTGCAAGATGTCTTTAACGCGTGGATAGACTCTAATGAAGGCCTCAGCTCTCAGGCCTAACCTGATTCCCGGATCAGACTCGCCAAGAATGCGGTCCCAATCCTCCTTCCAAAGGTTATCAAGGATATCGTCAATACAGCTGAAAAACAGCTCTTTTTTATTTCGAAAATACAGATAAAATGTACTCTTCCCAATGCCCAGTTCATCGGTAATGTCGCTGATGCTGGTGCGATAATACCCCTTTTCCGAGAAGACCCTTCCGGCTGTTACAATGAGTTCTTTTCGTTTCAACTCTTTCTGCTTTCGCACCTGCCGCGCTGCAGGATTTCTTTTTATGGAGTTTTTAAAATCTCTAGCCTCAGTGTTTTGGGTAAGCATTTGCTGGATTACATACAAAGAAAGTCCCTGATCTCTTAAGGTTTTGATGAGGTTCAGGCGTTCTAAATGTACCTCTCCGTAATAAGCCATGGTCTTATTCTTTTTATGCGGTTCAGGGAGCAGTCCTAGCCTGAGATAGTGATGTATGGAGTAGCGAGAGACCCCGCTCTTTTTCGAAAGGTCCTTGATTTTCATGTAGTAAATCGCTTCTGGCACTTAATTATCCTCCTGTACTGGCCAATATTGAAGCTCCCTGCTGCAAGCAGCAGGGAATCTTCCAAATGTTAGATAAGGACCATTTTAACTTCGCTCGCTAACCCCGCAGCAAGCTGCGGGGAATGCGCTCGCAGGCATTTTCAGGTTTGGGTATCAAGGTTCCCGAGACATCAGCATGTTTAAGCAGGTTAGTTCCTGTGACGGAATTTTGGGACGCCTTGCTTAAGTGGTCTTTATGTCAAGGCATAATTTCAATGCCTAGAATTCTAATAATTTAATCTCTTGAAGTCAAGTAATTATTGTGTAACTGTGTAGCAAATGAATAACTCCTTGAAATCTTTCATAAACATATTTAACTGTATTATCTTATATTTTTCTTGACAACAAAGTTATTGTACCTTATCTTGGACTGACTAGTCATTCTTTGTTATATAGTTGATCATTTATCACCGCTGGCTCAAAGGACATAAAGACGTCCCGATCTAGCCAGGCAGCCCTGGGCGTTAGACCTGATTCATGAACAAGGCCTCAGGTTGGTCGAAACTAGACCAGACACGATCGCATCCATAAAAAATTCAAAGGCTTCTTCGATAACCCTTATCACAAGAGGAGTCATGATATGGCTGGTCCAAACAGAGGTAAGGTTGCTTTTATAGGATATGGAGAGATCCCGACCGGGAAATACCCGGAAAGGACATCGGTACAGCAGGCCATTCAGGTATCCCTGATGGCGATGAAGACAGCGAATCTCGAAGCCTCAGCCATTGACACCATTATTACGACCAGGTCGTTCGCTGATGAGGTCTATGACTGGGGCATTGGTCTTTTCGGGGAGGAGATCGGACTCCGTACGGACCTTGAATTCCAGATGTTCACCGGCGGGGCCTCGAGTTCAGCCATGATCAAGGTAGCCATCGGACTTATTCTATCCGGGCAGTCTCAATATGTGCTCATGGTGGCTTCTAATAAATGGGGCACCATCACCAGAGGTAAGGCCGTGGACAAGCTGGCTGCCTTGCACCATGAAGATTGGGAAAGGCCTTTTGGCTTTTTTCAGATTGGCGCGGTGGCCCTCATGATGAAGCCCCTCTTTCTTCGAGGAGTCGTCACGCCGGAACAATCGGCCAGCGTGGCGGTCAGTAATCGAAAATGGGCGGCCATGAACCCTAATGCCATGTATCGAGATCCGATCACTATTGAAGACGTTCTGAACTCAGGTTTTGTCGCTGATCCGATCCATACTCTGGAATCCCCACCCCTGGCCGATGGCGCGGCCGCCCTGCTCATGACTTCGGCTGAAAACGCAAAGAACCTGGTTGATCAGCCGGTTTATCTTCTGGGTGCAGGAAGTTCCTTTTCCTTCTCCAATATCAGCCAGGCCAGAATGGGCGGCGGCCAGCGCATAGGTCAGGGTCTGGCGGCTGATGTGGCCTATGAGGAGGCCGGTGTCGGTCCAAAGGACATTGATCTAGCCTCTATATATGAACCCTATCCGGTCGGCACCCTCGCCTGGCTGCATAACCTGGGCTTGTGCGAGGGCGGCCTCCAGGGAGCGGCCCAGTGGATGCTGGAGGGCGGCGGAGCGCCCGGCGGAGAACTGCCGGTCACGACTGACGGCGGCATGCTCTCCCGGGGGCACTGCGCCATATCCGGCGGTATGCTTTTTGCCGTTGAGGCCATCAGGCAGCTTAGAGGCGAGGTCGGAGAGCGACAGGTCAAAAATCCCCAGATCGCCCTGGCCACGGCTATGGGCGGCGTGGGTAACAGCGCCTTTGTCGAAATCTTTGGGGTCAATCCGTAATTAGGCGTCAAGTTAAGGAGGGAATCATGGATTATACCAGCAAACCCCTGCCAAAGATTCGGCCATATACCAGGGAATTCTGGGAGGCAAGCAAAAGAGGGGAACTGCTTATCCAGCATTGTAAGGACTGTGATAAAAATATTTTTTACCCTCGCGAGGTCTGCCCTCACTGTCAATCAGAAAATATCGAATACATCAAGGCTTCAGGAAAGGGAAAACTCCAGTCCTTCAGCCTGGTTGAAAAAGGGGCCCCGCCTGATTTCCAGGACGACCAGCCTTATGTCATCTGTCTGGTTACTTTGGACGAGGGGGTGCGTTTGGGCAGCATGCTGGTCGGATACGATGATTATTCGAAACTCGATATAGGCATGGAAGTGGAAGTCGTCTTTGATCCGGCGACCGATGAGCTCAGTATTCCCAAGTTTAAGCCGGTCGGGTCCGACTGGACCCCTGAAAAAAAGGTTGAAGGCAACCCGTCTGAGACTGAGAAGACGGTTGAGCTGAAATTCGAGAATCTGCGGTATGAAATCAAGGACAGAGTCGTCTGGCTCACCATTGACAACGAACCCATGCGCAATGCCTTGACCGATCAGATTCAGCAGGACCTTATGACGGCCTTCCAGCAGATTCAAAAGGAACGGTCCATTCGCGCCGTGGTGCTTACCGGTGCGGGAGACAAGGCCTTTAGTTCGGGCGGTGACATCAGTTATTTCGGCACACTGGACCGGGTCGGCATGTGGGACTTCATGAAGAATCGCGGCGTTGAAGTCTGCCGGCTCATCGAAAACCTGGACAAGCCGGTTATCGCTATGGTCAACGGCTATTGCTACGCCGGAGGCCTGGAGCTCGCCCTGTGCTGCGATATCATCTATGCCTCTGAGACGGCCAAGTTCGGTCTCCTGGAGACTCGCCTTGGGGTTCTGCCCGGATGGGGTGGTACGGTCCGCCTGCCCCGGGCCATTCCTCAACGACGCGCCAAAGAGATGCTCATGACCGCGGAGAGGATTGACGCTCAGGAAGCCAAGGACCTGGGCCTGGTGAACAGGGTCTGCCCTTCGGACAGGCTAGAGGAAGAGGTCCTTGGACTGCTTGAAAGAATGAAGAACGCCGCGCCGCTGGCTATACAGGCTTGTAAGATTGTCATCAACACCACCCTCAACGTTGAGAGTATGGATAACGCCATGGGTATAGAGCGGGGCGCGATCATGTTTTTAAATACAACCAGCGACGCCCGGGAGGGGGTCACTTCCTTTTTCCAGAAGCGGCCGCCTGAATTTACCGGGTCTTAATTTAACAGGAGGATAACAAGGATGGGCAGAGGAAAACTTGCCATTATTGGCGTCGGTGAGATCCCCACGGGCTGGTTCCCGGATAGAGGGGATTGGGAAATGATTAACACTACGTGCATGGAGGCCATTAAGGACGCCGGCCTCGATAAGAACGATATCGAGGGCGTAATCAGCGTCAACCCTATGGCTCAACCAAAGCTTCAATCGGAAATCGGGTTTGGAAAAATTCCGGAAGAGTTGGGGTTAAGAGGATGTAAAGACATCTGCATTGTCAATGCTGGCGGAGCGA includes:
- a CDS encoding YggU family protein, whose translation is MIYLQEDRAGVRLKVHLTPRSARDVIGGVYGDALRIRVKAPPVSGRANQAMLKLLARHLGVSRDKITIISGTTSRTKILRIKDLPLIEARDRLNRD
- a CDS encoding MerR family transcriptional regulator, with amino-acid sequence MPEAIYYMKIKDLSKKSGVSRYSIHHYLRLGLLPEPHKKNKTMAYYGEVHLERLNLIKTLRDQGLSLYVIQQMLTQNTEARDFKNSIKRNPAARQVRKQKELKRKELIVTAGRVFSEKGYYRTSISDITDELGIGKSTFYLYFRNKKELFFSCIDDILDNLWKEDWDRILGESDPGIRLGLRAEAFIRVYPRVKDILQMMRGASVGQEEGIGKKYQEIYAKIARPVIKDLQKGMELGRFKQGDPELLAYVMVGVAEAIAYRVHMDGKYSIEDGVELIRQFRFFS
- a CDS encoding sulfatase-like hydrolase/transferase: MERRQFLQLAGAGAVSLLSPGLGMAQAVSRKPNIVVILADDLGYCDTELYGCDRIPTPNIKSIAEKGVLFTDGYVTNPVCSPSRASFLTGRYQQRFGFEYNTGPLRRDFSDGLGLPLAEITLPDTLKKAGYTTGMVGKWHLGTRPKFHPIRRGFDEFFGFTFGGNMYIDPNRPDVRNYFRNGRTNMPDWNGRSRFNPIVRGATVVEEEDYLTDAFTREAVAFIEHHHKEPFFLYVPYNAPHTPLQATLKYYNRFPHIKDERERIYAAMVSALDDGVGEILRKIRQHGLEKDTMVIFLSDNGCALYTKACSNLPLRLGKMAQFEGGVRVPFAMMWPGHMPAKRVYDSPVSALDIFPTTIAAANGEISTDSQVDGVNLLPYLNNKLHSAPHEYLFWRNGPNWAVRKGNWKLFAAEGHYWLYDLSKDLGEMTNLAEKQADVRKGLQAAFEKWNAQLKEPLWPPRGKVPVIIDGVSFKWHV
- a CDS encoding enoyl-CoA hydratase/isomerase family protein — protein: MDYTSKPLPKIRPYTREFWEASKRGELLIQHCKDCDKNIFYPREVCPHCQSENIEYIKASGKGKLQSFSLVEKGAPPDFQDDQPYVICLVTLDEGVRLGSMLVGYDDYSKLDIGMEVEVVFDPATDELSIPKFKPVGSDWTPEKKVEGNPSETEKTVELKFENLRYEIKDRVVWLTIDNEPMRNALTDQIQQDLMTAFQQIQKERSIRAVVLTGAGDKAFSSGGDISYFGTLDRVGMWDFMKNRGVEVCRLIENLDKPVIAMVNGYCYAGGLELALCCDIIYASETAKFGLLETRLGVLPGWGGTVRLPRAIPQRRAKEMLMTAERIDAQEAKDLGLVNRVCPSDRLEEEVLGLLERMKNAAPLAIQACKIVINTTLNVESMDNAMGIERGAIMFLNTTSDAREGVTSFFQKRPPEFTGS
- a CDS encoding thiolase family protein, which translates into the protein MAGPNRGKVAFIGYGEIPTGKYPERTSVQQAIQVSLMAMKTANLEASAIDTIITTRSFADEVYDWGIGLFGEEIGLRTDLEFQMFTGGASSSAMIKVAIGLILSGQSQYVLMVASNKWGTITRGKAVDKLAALHHEDWERPFGFFQIGAVALMMKPLFLRGVVTPEQSASVAVSNRKWAAMNPNAMYRDPITIEDVLNSGFVADPIHTLESPPLADGAAALLMTSAENAKNLVDQPVYLLGAGSSFSFSNISQARMGGGQRIGQGLAADVAYEEAGVGPKDIDLASIYEPYPVGTLAWLHNLGLCEGGLQGAAQWMLEGGGAPGGELPVTTDGGMLSRGHCAISGGMLFAVEAIRQLRGEVGERQVKNPQIALATAMGGVGNSAFVEIFGVNP